From a single Serratia surfactantfaciens genomic region:
- a CDS encoding glucose/quinate/shikimate family membrane-bound PQQ-dependent dehydrogenase, with protein MQNKASLSPLIVITALFAALSGLYLLGGGIWLAKLGGSLYYIIAGLVLLATSWLLFRRRATALLLYAVFLLGTTLWALWEVGPDFWALTPRLDVTFFFGLWLVLPFIYRKLVANGKFAYGALSAALVITVIALAYAVFNDPQEINGTLDAAQVQPKDTTGADWPAYGRTQEGTRYSPLSQINDKNVGQLQEAWRFQTGDLKTANDPGEITNEVTPIKIRDTLYMCTPHQKLFALDAATGKEKWKFDPQLKYNPTFQHITCRGVSYHETAAAAGAAGDAAPAMCARRIILPVNDGRLFALDAETGKPCPDFANNGELNLQSNMPYATPGHYEPTSPPVITDNVIVVAGAVTDNYSNREPSGVIRGFDVNSGKLLWAFDPGAKDPNAIPADEHHFVPNSPNSWAPAAYDAKLDIVYLPMGVATPDIWGGDRTPEMERYASGLLALNASTGKLVWFYQTVHHDLWDMDVPAQPTLADITDKSGKKVPVIYVPTKTGNIFVLNRTNGELVVPAPEKPVPQGPAKGDRLSPTQPFSELTFRPEKKLTGADMWGATIYDQLVCRVMFHSLRYEGTFTPPSEQGTLVFPGNLGMFEWGGLAVDTDREIAIANPIALPFVSKLIPRGPGNPIEPPEGDKGGSGTETGIQPQYGVPFGVTLNPFLSPFGLPCKQPAWGYISAVDLKTNDIVWKKRIGTVRDSSPLPLPFKMGMPMLGGPVTTAGNVFFIGATADNYLRAFSVTNGEKLWEARLPAGGQATPMTYEVNGKQYVLIFAGGHGSFGTKLGDYVIAYALPDQK; from the coding sequence ATGCAAAATAAAGCGTCACTATCGCCGCTTATCGTCATAACGGCGCTGTTTGCCGCGCTGAGCGGGCTCTATCTGCTCGGCGGCGGCATCTGGCTCGCCAAGTTGGGCGGTTCGCTGTATTACATCATCGCCGGGCTGGTGCTGCTGGCGACCTCATGGCTGCTGTTCCGCCGCCGCGCCACCGCGCTGCTGCTGTACGCGGTGTTCCTGTTGGGCACCACCCTTTGGGCCCTGTGGGAAGTCGGCCCGGACTTCTGGGCGCTGACGCCGCGGCTCGACGTTACCTTCTTCTTCGGCCTGTGGCTGGTGCTGCCGTTTATCTACCGCAAGCTGGTCGCTAACGGCAAGTTCGCCTACGGCGCGCTGAGCGCGGCGCTGGTCATCACCGTCATCGCGCTGGCCTATGCCGTGTTCAACGATCCGCAAGAGATCAACGGTACGCTCGACGCCGCGCAGGTACAGCCGAAAGACACCACCGGCGCAGACTGGCCGGCCTATGGCCGCACCCAGGAAGGCACTCGTTATTCGCCGCTGAGCCAGATCAACGACAAAAACGTCGGCCAGCTGCAAGAGGCCTGGCGTTTCCAGACCGGCGATCTGAAGACCGCCAACGATCCGGGCGAGATCACCAACGAAGTCACACCGATCAAGATCCGCGATACCCTTTACATGTGTACCCCGCACCAGAAGCTGTTCGCGCTGGATGCCGCCACCGGTAAAGAGAAGTGGAAATTTGATCCGCAGCTGAAATATAACCCGACCTTCCAGCACATCACCTGCCGCGGCGTGTCTTACCACGAAACCGCTGCGGCTGCGGGCGCCGCCGGCGACGCCGCACCGGCAATGTGCGCGCGCCGCATCATTCTGCCGGTCAACGACGGCCGTCTATTCGCGCTGGATGCCGAAACCGGTAAACCGTGCCCAGACTTCGCCAACAACGGCGAGCTGAATCTGCAGAGCAACATGCCGTATGCGACGCCGGGCCACTACGAGCCGACTTCGCCGCCGGTGATCACCGATAACGTGATCGTCGTCGCCGGCGCCGTGACCGACAACTACTCCAACCGCGAGCCTTCCGGCGTGATCCGTGGCTTCGACGTCAACAGCGGCAAGCTGCTGTGGGCCTTCGATCCGGGCGCGAAAGATCCGAACGCCATCCCGGCGGACGAGCATCACTTCGTGCCGAACTCGCCGAACTCCTGGGCACCGGCCGCTTATGACGCCAAGCTGGATATCGTTTATCTGCCGATGGGCGTCGCCACGCCGGACATCTGGGGCGGCGATCGCACCCCGGAAATGGAGCGCTACGCCAGCGGCCTGTTGGCGCTGAACGCCTCTACCGGTAAGCTGGTCTGGTTCTATCAGACGGTCCACCACGATCTGTGGGATATGGACGTGCCGGCGCAGCCGACCCTGGCGGACATTACCGACAAGAGCGGCAAAAAAGTGCCGGTCATCTATGTGCCGACCAAAACCGGCAACATCTTCGTGCTGAACCGCACCAACGGCGAGCTGGTAGTGCCGGCGCCGGAGAAACCGGTACCGCAGGGCCCGGCCAAGGGCGATCGCCTGTCGCCGACCCAGCCGTTCTCCGAGCTGACCTTCCGTCCTGAGAAGAAACTGACCGGCGCGGACATGTGGGGCGCGACCATCTATGACCAACTGGTCTGCCGCGTGATGTTCCACAGCCTGCGTTATGAAGGCACCTTCACCCCGCCTTCCGAGCAGGGCACGCTGGTGTTCCCGGGGAACCTGGGCATGTTCGAATGGGGCGGCCTGGCCGTCGATACCGATCGCGAAATCGCCATCGCCAACCCGATCGCGCTGCCGTTCGTTTCCAAACTGATCCCACGCGGCCCAGGCAACCCGATTGAGCCGCCGGAAGGCGACAAAGGCGGCAGCGGCACCGAAACCGGTATCCAGCCGCAGTATGGCGTGCCGTTCGGCGTCACCCTGAACCCGTTCCTGTCACCGTTCGGCCTGCCGTGCAAACAGCCGGCCTGGGGTTACATTTCCGCCGTTGATCTGAAAACCAACGACATCGTGTGGAAAAAACGCATCGGCACCGTGCGCGACAGCTCACCGCTGCCGCTGCCGTTCAAAATGGGCATGCCGATGCTGGGCGGCCCGGTGACCACCGCCGGTAACGTGTTCTTCATCGGCGCCACCGCAGACAACTACCTGCGCGCCTTCAGCGTGACCAACGGTGAAAAACTGTGGGAAGCGCGTTTGCCGGCCGGCGGCCAGGCGACGCCGATGACCTATGAGGTCAACGGCAAGCAGTACGTGCTGATCTTCGCCGGCGGCCACGGTTCCTTCGGCACCAAGCTGGGCGACTATGTGATCGCGTACGCTCTGCCCGATCAGAAGTAA
- a CDS encoding helix-turn-helix transcriptional regulator, with the protein MESTITLAFIDNDRFFIDGLQQLLLPYFARRGIRVQLLDAALAHRADMVFQSVARDWQARFCLRSASDGRPMNFALRVPDDTRWRENPRCASETGVIFRNDSPGSVLRQLERALTARAHGDVAHRCYWCERQRITRRERDVMRYLASELPQATIARNLRLSVKTVSNHKQAAMRKLGFKRNADLYRWLRLGGLNTVERPQG; encoded by the coding sequence ATGGAAAGCACCATCACTCTGGCGTTTATCGATAATGACCGTTTCTTTATTGACGGTTTGCAGCAACTGCTGCTGCCGTATTTCGCGCGTCGCGGCATACGGGTGCAATTGCTCGACGCCGCCCTGGCGCACCGGGCGGATATGGTGTTTCAGTCCGTGGCGCGGGACTGGCAGGCGCGTTTCTGCCTGCGGTCAGCGAGCGACGGCCGGCCGATGAACTTTGCGTTGCGTGTGCCGGACGATACCCGTTGGCGCGAGAACCCGCGCTGCGCCAGCGAAACGGGCGTCATTTTCCGCAACGACTCGCCGGGCAGCGTATTACGCCAGTTGGAGCGAGCACTGACGGCGCGGGCGCATGGCGATGTCGCACACCGTTGCTATTGGTGTGAACGTCAGCGCATTACTCGCCGCGAACGGGATGTGATGCGCTATCTGGCCAGTGAATTACCGCAGGCCACCATCGCGCGCAACCTGCGTCTGAGCGTGAAAACCGTCAGCAACCACAAGCAGGCGGCGATGAGGAAGCTGGGGTTCAAACGCAACGCGGATCTCTACCGCTGGCTGCGCTTGGGCGGATTGAACACCGTAGAGCGGCCGCAAGGGTAA
- a CDS encoding fimbrial protein, whose product MKEEASVKTTQGGRGVIGLVLLALGVNGAAQAADNLRMRGALVAEPCVIQPGDEDIELDFGTLVDKYLYLNQRTQGQPFELRLAQCDLSLGKTVSITFKGTENAQLPGLLALAASSQARGIAIGMETLQGQPLPLNSAGGKYPLQDGGTVIGIQAYVRGEPEALAKRTLGRGAFSAIATFSLDYQ is encoded by the coding sequence ATGAAGGAGGAGGCGAGCGTGAAAACAACGCAAGGCGGCCGGGGCGTTATCGGCCTGGTGCTGTTGGCGCTGGGCGTGAACGGGGCCGCGCAGGCCGCAGACAATCTACGCATGCGCGGTGCGCTGGTGGCGGAACCCTGCGTTATTCAGCCGGGCGACGAAGACATCGAGCTGGATTTCGGCACGCTGGTCGACAAGTACCTGTACCTGAACCAGCGCACGCAGGGGCAACCTTTCGAGCTGCGGTTGGCGCAGTGCGATCTCAGCCTGGGCAAGACGGTGTCGATCACCTTCAAAGGAACGGAGAATGCGCAGCTGCCGGGGCTGCTGGCGCTGGCGGCGAGCAGCCAGGCGCGCGGGATCGCCATCGGTATGGAGACGCTGCAGGGGCAGCCTTTGCCGCTCAACAGCGCCGGCGGCAAGTACCCGTTGCAGGACGGCGGCACGGTGATTGGCATACAGGCCTATGTGCGCGGCGAACCGGAAGCGTTGGCAAAGCGAACCCTCGGCCGCGGCGCTTTCAGCGCCATTGCGACTTTCAGTCTGGACTACCAATGA
- a CDS encoding fimbrial protein: MKLRFTASVLLCAGMACHFAWAEKTVDMQFRGTLIEPPPCTINDDGIIDVNFGDRVGINKVDGVNYRQNIGYRIRCEPGIGKWDMLLSLTGTAATFDEAAVQTDRRYLGIRIYQNAQPFKVGSALPVDPAKPPVLEAVPVGKSGETLTEGAFEATATLRAEYQ; the protein is encoded by the coding sequence ATGAAACTACGTTTTACGGCGAGCGTGCTGCTGTGCGCCGGGATGGCGTGCCATTTCGCCTGGGCGGAGAAAACGGTCGATATGCAGTTTCGCGGCACGCTGATCGAACCGCCGCCCTGCACCATTAACGATGACGGGATCATCGACGTGAACTTCGGCGATCGCGTCGGCATTAACAAGGTTGATGGCGTGAACTATCGGCAAAATATCGGTTACCGCATTCGCTGCGAACCGGGGATCGGCAAATGGGACATGCTGTTGAGCCTGACCGGCACCGCCGCGACGTTTGACGAAGCGGCGGTGCAAACCGACCGGCGCTATCTGGGCATCCGCATTTACCAGAACGCACAGCCGTTCAAAGTGGGCAGCGCGCTGCCTGTCGATCCGGCCAAGCCGCCGGTGCTGGAGGCGGTACCGGTCGGCAAATCGGGTGAAACCCTGACGGAAGGCGCGTTCGAGGCCACGGCGACGCTGCGGGCCGAGTATCAATGA